One Sporolituus thermophilus DSM 23256 genomic region harbors:
- a CDS encoding amino acid ABC transporter substrate-binding protein, with the protein MRKLVASLLVLLLVGLLVAGCGGVTKKKIVVGLDDNFPPMGFRDDKNNIVGFDVDMAKEAAKRLGMEVEFKPIDWNSKEAELNGKRVDVLWNGLTITEKRKENIAFTKPYMENRQIIVVNANSPIKSKADLAGKVVGVQDGSSSVEAVEKDAATLKSFKELKKYPDNVAALMDLKAGRLDAVVVDEIVGRYYIAKKPGEYAILADNFGSEEYGVGLRKDDKELLDKLQKVLDEMKKDGTAAKISKQWFGADIVK; encoded by the coding sequence ATGCGCAAACTGGTTGCATCTTTGCTTGTACTGCTGTTGGTTGGTCTGCTTGTTGCCGGCTGCGGCGGCGTGACGAAGAAAAAGATTGTTGTCGGGCTTGATGACAACTTCCCGCCGATGGGGTTCCGGGATGACAAGAACAATATTGTTGGCTTCGATGTGGATATGGCCAAGGAAGCGGCCAAACGGCTGGGTATGGAAGTAGAGTTTAAGCCGATTGACTGGAACAGCAAGGAAGCCGAGCTTAACGGCAAACGGGTGGATGTGCTGTGGAACGGTCTGACTATTACCGAGAAACGGAAAGAAAACATCGCCTTTACCAAACCGTATATGGAAAACCGCCAGATTATCGTGGTAAATGCTAACTCGCCAATTAAAAGCAAGGCTGATCTGGCCGGCAAGGTCGTAGGGGTACAGGACGGCAGCAGCAGCGTTGAGGCGGTAGAAAAAGACGCGGCTACCCTTAAGAGCTTTAAGGAACTGAAAAAGTATCCCGATAATGTGGCCGCGCTGATGGACTTAAAAGCCGGACGGCTAGACGCGGTCGTGGTGGATGAAATTGTCGGCCGCTATTATATCGCCAAGAAGCCGGGCGAATATGCTATCCTGGCTGACAATTTCGGCTCGGAAGAGTATGGCGTAGGCCTCAGAAAAGATGACAAAGAACTGCTGGATAAGCTGCAAAAAGTGCTGGATGAGATGAAAAAGGACGGCACTGCCGCAAAAATTTCCAAGCAATGGTTTGGTGCTGATATTGTAAAATAG
- a CDS encoding amino acid ABC transporter permease: MTYVMEILEPMLAGTAVTLEMFFVTIVLSLPLGLLLALARISRFGVLRGTVGVYIWLLRGTPLMLQLLFVYFGLPFIPYIGVRLPDFPAAVVAFVLNYAAYFAEIFRAGIQSIDRGQYEAAKALGMTYVQTMRRIILPQVVKRVLPPVSNETITLVKDTSLIYVLAMNDLLRTARSIVQRDFNTTAFIVAAVFYLVMTLALTWLFQKLEQRYAVYDE, encoded by the coding sequence ATGACGTATGTGATGGAAATTTTAGAGCCCATGCTGGCCGGGACAGCGGTAACGCTCGAGATGTTCTTTGTGACCATTGTTCTTTCCCTGCCGCTGGGACTGTTATTGGCCCTGGCCCGCATTTCCCGGTTCGGCGTACTGCGGGGGACGGTGGGAGTGTATATCTGGCTGCTCCGAGGTACGCCGCTGATGCTCCAGCTACTGTTTGTGTATTTTGGCCTACCGTTTATCCCTTATATCGGTGTCAGGCTGCCTGACTTTCCGGCGGCCGTGGTGGCCTTTGTCCTTAACTATGCCGCTTATTTCGCCGAAATTTTCCGCGCCGGCATCCAGTCGATTGACCGCGGGCAGTATGAAGCTGCCAAGGCCCTCGGCATGACCTATGTCCAGACCATGCGCCGCATCATTTTGCCGCAAGTCGTTAAACGGGTGCTGCCGCCGGTGAGCAATGAGACCATTACCCTGGTCAAGGATACATCCCTGATTTACGTTCTGGCGATGAATGACTTGCTCAGAACCGCCCGGTCCATTGTCCAGCGCGACTTTAATACGACGGCGTTTATTGTGGCCGCCGTCTTTTATCTGGTCATGACGCTGGCTCTCACCTGGCTGTTCCAGAAGTTGGAGCAGCGGTACGCGGTATATGATGAATAG
- a CDS encoding amino acid ABC transporter ATP-binding protein has protein sequence MQMIRARDIHKSFHKLEVLRGLSLEVSKGEVVAIIGPSGSGKSTFLRCLNRLETIDRGTIEIEGEVLAAPGPDGKTRYAPEEQARRICRKMGMVFQQFNLFPHLTVLENVIEAPLVVKGVKREDIVPEAEELLRKVGLLDKRDSYPSRLSGGQKQRVAIARALAMKPDIMLFDEPTSALDPELTGEVLRAMRQLAEEHMTMLVVTHEMAFAREVANRVIFMDKGEIIEAGTPTEIFSRPSHPRTQAFLNNML, from the coding sequence ATGCAGATGATTAGGGCTAGAGACATTCATAAAAGTTTTCATAAGCTGGAAGTTTTAAGAGGCCTTTCGCTCGAGGTAAGTAAAGGTGAGGTCGTGGCCATTATCGGGCCGTCCGGTTCGGGAAAAAGCACTTTTCTACGCTGTCTTAACCGGTTAGAAACCATTGACCGGGGCACGATCGAGATCGAAGGGGAAGTACTGGCTGCCCCCGGCCCGGACGGTAAGACCCGTTACGCACCGGAGGAACAGGCGCGGCGGATTTGCCGCAAGATGGGGATGGTGTTTCAGCAGTTCAATCTGTTTCCCCATCTGACGGTATTGGAAAATGTCATCGAAGCGCCGCTGGTGGTAAAAGGGGTTAAACGGGAGGACATCGTGCCGGAAGCGGAAGAACTGCTGCGCAAGGTGGGGCTTCTCGACAAACGGGACAGCTACCCGTCCCGGCTGTCTGGCGGCCAAAAGCAGCGGGTGGCCATCGCCCGGGCGCTGGCCATGAAGCCGGACATCATGCTTTTTGACGAGCCCACCTCAGCCTTGGACCCCGAACTGACCGGCGAGGTGCTCAGGGCCATGCGGCAGCTGGCCGAAGAGCATATGACCATGCTGGTCGTGACCCACGAAATGGCCTTTGCCCGGGAAGTGGCCAACCGTGTTATTTTCATGGATAAAGGCGAAATTATTGAGGCGGGAACACCGACAGAAATTTTCAGCCGGCCTAGCCATCCCCGGACGCAGGCCTTCCTCAACAATATGCTGTGA
- the hrpB gene encoding ATP-dependent helicase HrpB, which yields MTLLLHLPIESILPELKDVLRRQANAVLVAPPGSGKTTRVPLALLDEPWLAGRRVLLLEPRRLAARAAARYMAASLGEQVGETVGYRVRLDTRVGANTRVEVITEGVLTRLLQADPALEGVGLVIFDEFHERSIHADLGLALCLQAQAVLRPDLRLLVMSATLDAAPVAALLGDAPVLTGIGAAFPVETRYLDRPVDEGRRETVIVNTIFDALAAAPGDILVFLPGAAEIRRVEAVLAARGLGGNVRVAPLYGMLPLAAQDLAIAPSPPGQRKVVLATSIAETSLTVEGVRTVIDSGLMRVPRFSPRTGMTRLETVMVSRASADQRRGRAGRLAPGVCYRLWTEQEDARLVPRNTPEILEADLAPLALELAVWGVSDPAELLWLDAPPAAAFAQARDLLQQLGALDRDGAVTPHGRRMAAMGLHPRLAHMVLRAIPLGLGGLSCELAVLLSERDILRSTGGASDADLRLRVEALRLAGQAGRDNPALCAGHLVDWAAVRRLRAELGYWRRLFGIAGQEAGDVDACGLLLAFAYPDRIGQRRENGRFLLTSGRGAALAGIQTLADAPYLVAAELDDQGAESRILLAAPVDLAALKQQFADRIEEVTSVAWDRAAQAVRARKYERLGALILKEVPVTDPAPADMLAALLAGIAEAGLDILPWTRAASQLRQRINFMHRLEPGWPDMSDAALVGTLESWLAPYLYGISSRDGLARLNLVKIIESMLTWDQRRELDECAPTHIVVPSGQRIPIDYSDPAAPVLAVRLQEMFGLTETPRIARGRVPLTLHLLSPAHRPVQVTRDLASFWRGAYFEVRKDLLGRYPKHYWPDDPLAATPTHRVRPRT from the coding sequence GTGACTCTTTTGCTCCATTTACCCATCGAATCGATCCTGCCGGAATTAAAAGACGTACTGCGCCGCCAGGCCAATGCGGTATTGGTCGCGCCGCCGGGCTCCGGGAAAACAACCCGTGTCCCGCTGGCCCTGCTGGACGAACCCTGGCTGGCCGGCCGGCGCGTTTTGCTACTGGAACCCCGCCGCCTGGCGGCGCGGGCCGCCGCGCGGTACATGGCAGCTAGCCTGGGCGAACAGGTTGGGGAGACGGTAGGGTACCGGGTGCGGCTTGATACCCGGGTGGGCGCCAATACCCGCGTCGAAGTCATCACCGAAGGGGTGCTGACCCGTCTCCTGCAGGCCGATCCGGCCCTCGAAGGCGTCGGCCTGGTGATTTTTGACGAATTCCACGAGCGCAGCATCCATGCCGACCTGGGACTGGCCCTCTGTCTGCAGGCGCAGGCCGTGCTCAGGCCCGACCTAAGGCTGCTGGTTATGTCGGCTACGCTGGACGCCGCGCCGGTGGCGGCGCTCTTAGGTGACGCGCCGGTTCTGACCGGTATCGGGGCCGCTTTCCCGGTCGAGACCCGTTACCTTGACCGCCCGGTTGACGAAGGGCGACGCGAAACAGTTATTGTTAATACGATTTTCGATGCGCTCGCCGCCGCGCCGGGCGATATTCTCGTCTTTTTGCCGGGCGCGGCCGAAATCCGCCGGGTTGAGGCGGTTCTCGCCGCGCGCGGTCTGGGCGGAAATGTGCGCGTGGCGCCGCTCTACGGGATGCTGCCCCTGGCGGCGCAGGACCTGGCGATCGCGCCTAGTCCGCCGGGGCAGCGCAAAGTGGTGCTGGCCACGTCCATCGCCGAGACCAGTTTAACGGTTGAGGGGGTACGGACGGTTATTGACAGCGGGCTTATGCGCGTTCCCCGCTTTTCGCCGCGGACAGGCATGACCCGCCTGGAGACCGTTATGGTATCACGGGCTTCGGCCGACCAACGGCGGGGGCGGGCCGGGCGACTCGCCCCCGGCGTGTGTTACCGCCTTTGGACAGAGCAGGAAGATGCGCGGCTGGTCCCGCGTAATACCCCGGAGATTTTGGAAGCCGATCTCGCGCCGCTGGCGCTCGAACTGGCCGTCTGGGGCGTGAGCGACCCGGCCGAACTTTTGTGGCTTGATGCGCCGCCGGCCGCCGCGTTCGCCCAGGCCCGGGACCTGCTGCAGCAGTTGGGCGCGCTCGACCGCGACGGCGCCGTAACGCCCCACGGCCGGCGCATGGCGGCCATGGGGCTTCATCCCCGGCTGGCCCATATGGTTCTGCGGGCTATTCCCCTGGGCCTGGGCGGATTGTCCTGTGAACTTGCAGTGCTCTTAAGTGAACGGGACATACTGCGCAGTACCGGCGGCGCTTCCGACGCGGACCTAAGGTTGCGCGTCGAAGCCCTCCGCCTTGCCGGTCAAGCCGGGCGGGATAACCCGGCCCTTTGCGCGGGGCATCTGGTTGATTGGGCGGCGGTGCGGCGCCTGCGGGCCGAGCTTGGCTACTGGCGGCGCTTATTTGGCATTGCCGGGCAAGAAGCCGGCGATGTCGATGCCTGTGGCTTACTGCTCGCGTTTGCCTACCCCGACCGGATCGGCCAGCGGCGGGAAAATGGCCGGTTTCTCCTGACGAGCGGCCGCGGCGCCGCCTTAGCCGGGATACAGACCTTGGCCGACGCGCCGTACTTAGTCGCGGCCGAACTGGACGACCAAGGGGCGGAGAGCCGCATTTTACTGGCGGCGCCGGTAGACCTTGCCGCTTTAAAACAGCAGTTCGCTGACCGGATTGAAGAAGTGACAAGCGTCGCTTGGGACCGGGCGGCGCAGGCCGTGCGGGCCCGCAAATACGAGCGGCTGGGCGCGCTGATCCTTAAGGAAGTCCCCGTGACCGACCCGGCGCCGGCGGACATGTTGGCGGCGCTGCTCGCCGGCATCGCCGAAGCCGGCCTGGACATTTTGCCATGGACGCGGGCGGCCAGTCAGCTGCGGCAGCGCATCAACTTCATGCACCGGTTGGAGCCGGGCTGGCCCGATATGAGCGATGCGGCCCTCGTCGGAACTCTTGAGAGTTGGCTCGCTCCCTACCTTTACGGCATCAGCAGCCGCGACGGCCTCGCCCGGTTGAACCTCGTAAAAATTATCGAGTCGATGCTGACCTGGGATCAGCGTCGGGAACTGGACGAGTGTGCGCCGACCCATATCGTTGTTCCCAGCGGCCAGCGCATACCCATTGATTATTCTGATCCGGCAGCGCCGGTTTTGGCGGTGCGGCTGCAGGAAATGTTCGGACTTACCGAAACGCCGCGGATTGCCCGCGGCCGCGTGCCGCTTACCTTGCACCTCTTGTCGCCGGCGCACCGGCCGGTGCAGGTGACGCGGGATCTGGCCAGCTTCTGGCGTGGCGCTTATTTCGAAGTGCGCAAAGACCTCCTCGGCCGTTACCCGAAACACTACTGGCCCGACGATCCGCTTGCCGCCACACCAACCCACCGTGTCCGGCCGCGGACATAG
- a CDS encoding aminotransferase class V-fold PLP-dependent enzyme encodes MRCPNIGPYLRSMVVGVDAKVPLADGQYVTAINFDNAATTPPFRSVMKEIMSYAPWYGSVHRGKGYKSVLASKLYEAARDVVRRFVNASSHDVVIFTKNTTEAINILAHVLAAAGRNQVVLSTQMEHLANDLPWRERFTTDYVAIDEAGRLSLPDLEAKLLKYQGRVKLVAVTGASNVTGYVNPIYEIARLAHKYDAKIFVDGAQLVPHVPVDMKPANSLEHIDYLAFSAHKMYAPFGAGVLIGPRDTFADAEPVYKGGGAVGLVSAQSVQWDEPPARFEAGTPNMMGVLALATAIQTLQSLDMKAIAGYERNLIEYAIDGLATVPGLTLYRHRDKSEDRVSLISFTLEGLHHSLVADILAQEAGIASRSGLFCAHLYVEKLLNLSDEAVAYYQTHDDILVPGLVRVSFGLYNDCREVDVLIDCLQRIAKKRDYYKTKYQQDGRGKRCAAASLNRHLYC; translated from the coding sequence ATGCGTTGCCCGAATATCGGCCCTTATTTGCGGAGCATGGTTGTTGGCGTGGACGCCAAGGTGCCCCTGGCTGACGGCCAATATGTGACGGCAATTAATTTCGACAATGCAGCGACTACTCCGCCCTTCCGCTCGGTGATGAAAGAGATTATGAGTTACGCGCCCTGGTATGGGTCTGTTCACCGGGGAAAAGGTTATAAGTCGGTCTTGGCTTCTAAGCTCTATGAAGCGGCGCGGGATGTAGTCCGGCGGTTTGTCAACGCCTCTTCCCATGATGTTGTAATATTTACGAAAAACACGACTGAGGCAATTAATATCCTCGCCCATGTATTGGCCGCCGCCGGCCGGAACCAGGTCGTGCTTTCCACCCAGATGGAGCATCTGGCCAATGATTTGCCCTGGCGGGAGCGGTTTACGACCGACTATGTCGCTATCGACGAAGCCGGCCGGCTGTCATTGCCGGATTTAGAAGCCAAACTGCTCAAGTATCAGGGGCGGGTCAAACTGGTTGCCGTTACCGGTGCCTCCAATGTAACGGGATATGTCAACCCAATTTATGAGATTGCCCGCCTGGCCCATAAGTATGACGCCAAAATTTTCGTCGACGGCGCGCAACTTGTTCCCCATGTACCGGTCGATATGAAACCTGCTAATTCGCTGGAACATATTGATTATCTGGCCTTTTCCGCCCATAAGATGTACGCCCCCTTCGGCGCCGGCGTCCTCATCGGACCGCGGGACACCTTTGCTGATGCCGAGCCAGTCTACAAAGGCGGCGGGGCGGTCGGGCTGGTTTCCGCTCAGTCCGTACAATGGGATGAACCGCCGGCCCGCTTTGAAGCCGGTACCCCCAATATGATGGGGGTGCTTGCGCTGGCGACGGCGATCCAGACGCTGCAGAGCCTGGACATGAAAGCAATTGCCGGCTACGAACGAAATCTGATCGAATATGCCATTGACGGCCTGGCCACGGTGCCGGGGCTAACGCTGTACCGCCACCGGGATAAAAGCGAAGACCGGGTGAGCTTGATTTCCTTCACGCTCGAAGGGCTGCACCACAGCCTTGTCGCCGACATACTCGCCCAGGAAGCGGGGATTGCGTCCCGCAGCGGCCTCTTCTGTGCTCACCTCTATGTAGAAAAGCTCTTGAATTTAAGCGACGAGGCGGTGGCCTATTATCAGACTCATGACGATATTCTTGTTCCCGGCTTGGTCCGGGTGAGCTTCGGCCTGTATAACGATTGCCGCGAGGTGGATGTGCTTATTGACTGTCTGCAGCGAATTGCCAAGAAGCGGGACTACTATAAAACAAAATATCAGCAGGATGGCCGCGGCAAACGCTGCGCGGCCGCAAGCCTTAACCGGCACTTATACTGCTGA
- the queG gene encoding tRNA epoxyqueuosine(34) reductase QueG, whose amino-acid sequence MKEKLKQFCRSQGLEYVGIAPPGPYPELAAILHDRMAKGQCTEFDGPEIAKRIDPRLTMADVQSVIVCLFPYYIGHQAPANLAKYTYGLDYHHIIRRKLDEIGIYLQANIPGFAYQPFVDTGPLVDRYLAYLAGLGFYGINSHIITDKYGSYVFIGYLLTNYPFAPDRPQNRTCIQCGQCVKMCPGQIILGNFAIDPRGCRSYLTQKKGDLSPAEISIIQKTGLVFGCDVCQDVCPHNRDVALTPLAEFRQQLLPWLDETEVAALSNKEFTCRYGDRAFSWRGKKILLRNFAYIQGRQCR is encoded by the coding sequence ATGAAGGAAAAGCTTAAGCAGTTTTGCCGTTCGCAAGGACTTGAGTATGTAGGCATCGCTCCCCCGGGCCCTTATCCCGAACTCGCAGCAATACTGCACGACCGCATGGCCAAAGGCCAGTGCACTGAGTTTGACGGGCCCGAAATCGCCAAACGCATTGATCCTCGTCTCACCATGGCTGACGTCCAGTCCGTCATTGTCTGCCTGTTCCCCTATTACATCGGCCACCAGGCGCCGGCCAATCTCGCCAAATACACCTACGGGCTTGACTACCACCACATCATCCGCCGCAAGCTGGACGAGATCGGCATCTACCTGCAGGCGAACATTCCGGGCTTCGCCTATCAGCCGTTTGTGGATACCGGGCCGCTGGTGGACCGCTATTTGGCTTACCTGGCCGGCCTGGGCTTCTATGGGATCAACAGCCACATTATCACCGATAAGTACGGCTCCTATGTGTTTATCGGCTATCTTCTCACCAACTATCCCTTCGCCCCAGACCGGCCGCAAAACCGCACCTGCATCCAGTGCGGCCAATGCGTGAAGATGTGCCCCGGCCAAATCATCCTTGGCAATTTTGCCATCGATCCGCGGGGCTGCCGCTCTTATCTGACCCAGAAAAAGGGCGACTTGTCCCCGGCCGAAATCAGCATTATCCAAAAAACCGGCCTTGTCTTCGGCTGCGACGTCTGCCAGGACGTTTGCCCCCATAACCGGGACGTCGCCCTGACGCCCCTTGCCGAATTCAGGCAGCAGCTTCTTCCCTGGCTGGACGAAACCGAAGTCGCCGCCCTATCCAACAAGGAATTTACCTGCCGCTACGGTGACCGCGCCTTCAGCTGGCGGGGAAAGAAAATATTGCTGCGTAATTTCGCGTATATCCAAGGCCGACAGTGCCGCTAA
- a CDS encoding M20 metallopeptidase family protein codes for MEQKIHALVTENHEYIVGLRRHFRAHPEIGGQEFATQQKVMAELAAMGLEPRPAAGTGVIAEIKGVRPGKTVAVRADMDALPIQDEVDRPYRSQTAGVCHACGHDGHTAMLLGVAKVFTALRGELAGNIRLLFQPSEERFPGGALAMIKDGAMAGVDAVIGAHLWQPLDIGTLGITYGPMMASPDEFTITIKGKGGHGSMPYDAIDPIAIGAQIVLALKSIIGNEISHNERAVLSIGVFKSGEVFNIIPDTAMLKGTVRSFSPAVRGKIFGRIEQICQGICAAAGASFTLEKYFGYPPVVNDPAVAKVVAAVGREVLGGDKVLEVNPAMVGEDFSYYQQQAPGCFMFVGVGNKEKGIVYPHHHPKFDIDERGLGYGVEIMARTALRLLEA; via the coding sequence ATGGAACAAAAAATTCATGCTTTGGTCACAGAAAACCATGAATATATTGTCGGGCTGCGGCGCCATTTTCGCGCCCATCCCGAAATTGGCGGGCAGGAGTTTGCGACCCAGCAAAAGGTCATGGCCGAGCTCGCGGCGATGGGGCTTGAGCCCCGACCGGCGGCGGGTACCGGTGTTATTGCCGAGATAAAAGGGGTCAGACCGGGTAAGACGGTGGCCGTCCGCGCCGACATGGACGCCTTGCCCATCCAAGACGAAGTGGACCGGCCGTACCGGTCGCAAACAGCCGGCGTTTGTCATGCCTGCGGCCACGACGGCCATACGGCCATGTTGCTGGGGGTCGCCAAAGTGTTTACTGCGCTGCGGGGTGAACTGGCAGGTAACATTCGCTTGCTGTTTCAACCGAGCGAGGAGCGGTTTCCCGGCGGGGCGCTGGCAATGATTAAAGACGGTGCCATGGCGGGCGTGGATGCCGTCATTGGCGCCCATCTCTGGCAACCGCTCGATATCGGCACATTGGGCATAACCTATGGACCGATGATGGCGTCGCCTGACGAGTTTACCATTACGATCAAAGGCAAGGGTGGACATGGCTCGATGCCGTATGACGCGATCGATCCCATCGCGATTGGTGCGCAGATTGTCCTGGCTCTAAAGAGCATTATCGGTAACGAAATCAGCCATAATGAGCGGGCAGTACTCTCCATCGGCGTTTTTAAAAGCGGCGAGGTCTTTAACATTATTCCGGATACGGCGATGTTGAAAGGAACGGTACGGAGCTTTTCTCCCGCCGTGCGGGGGAAAATTTTTGGCCGCATTGAGCAGATTTGTCAAGGCATTTGCGCGGCGGCGGGCGCCAGCTTCACGCTGGAGAAATATTTCGGCTATCCGCCGGTTGTCAACGACCCCGCGGTGGCGAAAGTCGTCGCCGCCGTCGGCCGGGAAGTGCTGGGCGGCGATAAAGTACTGGAGGTAAACCCCGCCATGGTGGGCGAGGACTTTTCCTACTACCAACAACAAGCGCCGGGGTGTTTCATGTTCGTCGGCGTTGGCAACAAGGAAAAGGGGATTGTCTATCCCCATCACCATCCCAAATTCGATATTGATGAACGCGGCCTGGGATACGGGGTAGAGATTATGGCCCGTACGGCCCTCCGGCTGCTGGAGGCCTAA
- a CDS encoding DUF3870 domain-containing protein, whose amino-acid sequence MAEYGPSTVFVTGVAKPGKDDPIASIYQVFFVSMVVDVRTDQIVDAACNTASPMTESFIRSLLIGHNLRDGVDGMTDAIRRRFFGLVQKALIVALKDAHNKYMMVKKQQLQLGG is encoded by the coding sequence ATGGCTGAATATGGGCCAAGTACCGTGTTCGTTACCGGGGTAGCCAAACCGGGCAAAGACGACCCGATTGCCAGCATCTATCAGGTGTTTTTCGTGAGTATGGTCGTAGATGTCCGGACAGACCAGATTGTCGATGCGGCCTGCAATACGGCCAGTCCGATGACCGAAAGTTTTATCCGTTCCCTGCTCATCGGCCACAATTTGCGCGATGGAGTGGACGGCATGACCGATGCCATTCGCCGCCGCTTTTTCGGCCTGGTGCAGAAAGCGCTCATCGTCGCCCTAAAGGATGCCCACAATAAATACATGATGGTGAAAAAACAGCAGTTGCAGCTAGGTGGTTGA
- a CDS encoding IclR family transcriptional regulator, whose product MNNIQVEEKKMRAIQSVVRAFNILNYLAAHRTGESLSNISRGIGLSKSTTHSLISTLEQLGYVQQDQSTGKYYLGMKLFELGQVVHANMDLRKIAMPYLSELAKKYEETVHLAVLSKGEVVYIDKVDSPRSIRIASQIGGRNPAYCTGVGKVLLASLSDAELAKTLKNVDFRRFTENTITDALSLKKHLEEVRQRGYAFDREEFEIGLFCIAAPIKNHKGNVIAAISLSGPTARMTNGNLEQMIEDLTGTAKLISKQLGFKP is encoded by the coding sequence ATGAATAATATACAAGTCGAGGAGAAAAAGATGCGGGCAATTCAGTCAGTGGTCAGAGCGTTTAATATATTGAATTATTTGGCGGCGCACCGAACTGGTGAGAGTTTATCCAACATAAGTCGGGGAATAGGCCTTAGCAAAAGCACGACCCATAGCCTTATTTCCACCCTGGAGCAGCTAGGGTATGTTCAGCAGGACCAAAGCACAGGCAAGTATTATCTGGGGATGAAACTATTTGAGTTAGGACAAGTGGTTCATGCCAATATGGATCTTAGAAAAATTGCAATGCCATACCTCAGTGAGCTTGCTAAGAAATATGAGGAAACGGTTCATTTGGCCGTGTTATCTAAAGGCGAAGTAGTTTATATCGATAAAGTTGACAGTCCCCGTTCAATTAGAATAGCCTCACAAATTGGCGGACGAAATCCGGCATACTGTACAGGAGTTGGAAAGGTGCTACTTGCAAGCTTATCGGACGCAGAATTGGCAAAAACCCTGAAAAACGTGGATTTTAGAAGGTTTACTGAGAATACCATAACGGACGCTCTTTCTTTAAAAAAACACTTAGAAGAGGTTAGACAGCGCGGGTATGCTTTTGACCGGGAAGAATTTGAAATTGGTCTGTTTTGTATCGCAGCGCCAATAAAAAACCATAAAGGAAATGTGATTGCCGCTATAAGTCTTTCAGGCCCAACCGCGCGGATGACCAACGGAAACCTCGAGCAAATGATCGAAGACCTTACTGGCACTGCCAAGCTGATTTCAAAGCAATTGGGGTTTAAGCCATAA
- the larC gene encoding nickel pincer cofactor biosynthesis protein LarC has protein sequence MKAIYLDCFSGISGNMMIGALLDAGLPIEHLRAELAKLDLSAYRLIDKDVVKKGIRARYFNVEFRQWFQPSRNFSDIQKIIEKSSLSKRVKEQAEGIFSRLAAAEAKVHGTSVDKVHFHEVGAIDSIVDIVGTAIGLEYLGIEQVFASALHVGSGYVKCSHGLMPVPAPATAELLQGIPFYSDKIKGELVTPTGAALVASLVQEFGAVPERMKTERVAYGAGSMDLDIPNVLRVYLGTVQMEAKGQRAKLVETNMDDLNPQIYGYVMERLFAAGAYDVYLTPVIMKKNRPGTKLTVMISPDKLNEVVRLILTETSTLGVRILDCDSYHVARETVTVDTPWGAVRVKIGRLDGRIINIAPEFEDCRTIAERHNIPLKAIHSCVLGKCQVLIEGIVETK, from the coding sequence GTGAAAGCCATCTATCTCGACTGTTTCTCCGGCATTAGCGGTAACATGATGATTGGCGCCCTGCTTGACGCCGGACTACCCATCGAACACCTGCGGGCCGAGCTGGCCAAGCTCGACCTTTCTGCCTATAGGCTAATTGATAAGGATGTGGTCAAAAAGGGGATACGGGCCAGGTACTTTAATGTCGAGTTTCGGCAGTGGTTTCAGCCCTCGCGCAATTTCAGCGATATCCAAAAAATCATTGAAAAAAGCAGTTTGTCCAAACGGGTAAAGGAGCAAGCGGAGGGGATTTTTTCCCGGTTGGCGGCGGCAGAAGCCAAGGTGCATGGCACTTCGGTCGATAAGGTCCATTTCCATGAGGTGGGGGCTATTGACTCGATAGTTGATATTGTAGGGACAGCCATTGGTCTTGAGTATCTCGGGATTGAGCAGGTCTTCGCCTCGGCGTTGCATGTGGGATCCGGCTATGTCAAATGCAGCCATGGCCTAATGCCTGTCCCAGCGCCGGCCACGGCTGAACTTCTCCAGGGCATCCCCTTTTACAGCGACAAAATTAAGGGGGAGCTTGTTACACCTACCGGAGCGGCCCTGGTGGCGAGTTTGGTCCAAGAATTTGGCGCGGTGCCGGAAAGGATGAAGACGGAGCGCGTCGCTTATGGTGCCGGAAGCATGGATCTTGACATTCCCAATGTGCTGCGCGTCTATCTTGGCACCGTACAAATGGAGGCGAAAGGTCAGAGGGCAAAGCTGGTTGAAACTAACATGGACGATCTCAACCCGCAGATTTATGGCTATGTCATGGAGCGGCTGTTTGCCGCCGGGGCCTACGATGTATACCTTACGCCGGTGATCATGAAAAAAAACCGGCCTGGCACTAAGCTGACCGTGATGATATCGCCTGACAAGCTAAACGAGGTTGTTCGCCTAATTTTGACGGAAACCAGTACCTTGGGCGTGCGTATTTTGGACTGCGACTCGTACCATGTGGCGCGGGAAACGGTCACAGTCGACACGCCGTGGGGAGCAGTTCGGGTGAAAATCGGCAGACTGGACGGGCGAATAATCAATATTGCCCCGGAATTTGAAGACTGTCGGACAATTGCCGAGCGGCATAACATCCCGCTTAAGGCTATCCATTCCTGTGTCCTCGGGAAGTGCCAAGTACTGATAGAAGGTATTGTGGAAACAAAATAA